Within Paenibacillus sp. J23TS9, the genomic segment CGCTCTCAATGATAGCCACCTCAGAAACCAGATTCTGTCTCGCCGGGAACCTTTCTAACAGCATGCCGCAAAAGCGTTTATTAATTTCTTCGATAATCATATACACTCGAGGCAGGAGTTCGCGCATCATATTAACGGGCCACTTCTCCAGCGCTTCGCTAAGCAGCGTGTGATTCGTATATGATACCGTACGGGTCGTTACGTCCCATGCCTCATCCCATCCAAACCCTTTTTCATCAATCAAAATTCGCATGAGCTCCGGAATGACCAATGTCGGATGCGTGTCGTTGATATGGACGGCAATCTTGTTAGGCAAATCGCTATAAGGCAGTCCCTGTTTATCAAATGTGCGCAGCACACTTTGAAGTCCGGCCGAGCATAAAAAATACTGCTGTTTCAGGCGAAGCAGCTTGCCTTCATAGCCGGAATCATCCGGATACAGGAATTCGGAAATGGATTCCACGGAGCGGTTATAGTCCAAAAACTTATAATAGCTGTTCTGGCCCTCCATCCGCATTTTAGCCGGTTCCATCGCCGATTCGGCACTCCACAGCCGGAGGGTGTTCACATGAAGGTCACCGTACCCAATAACCGGAACATCATACGGCACAGCCCAGACCCTCTCGTAGTTGACTGTATTAAAAATGGTTCTGCCATCCTCTTCCCGAACCTCAACCTGTCCCCAAAAACGCACCTCAACCTTTTTATCCGCCCGGCGTTCTTCCCAAACATTGCTTTTCTGAAGCCAATCATCCGGAAGCTCGACCTGGTGGCCATCAATAATTTTTTGCTCGAACAGGCCGTACTTATACCGGATTCCGCAGCCGTGGCCCGCATATCCCAGGGATGCAAGGGAGTCCAGGAAGCATGCAGCAAGACGTCCCAGACCTCCGTTACCCAGACCTGCATCCGGCTCCTGTTCCTCGATTTCCTCCAAATTCCAGCCCAGCTCCAGCAGTCCGTCCCGAACGGTCTCGAGCATGCCTAGATTAAGCAGATTGTTACCCATCAAACGCCCGATTAAAAACTCCATCGAGAAGTAATATACCTGCTTCTCCTGCCGGGTTTTATACATCTGATTGGTCTCTGCCCACTCCCTTCCGATATATTCACGGATCAGCATGCCTAGAATTTTGTATATATCATCTGCGGTTGCCTCTTCAATGCTTTTTCCTAAACGACTAACCAATTGTTCCTTGAAAGCAGTTTTAAATAATTCCTTGTTGTTAAACAAAAGAAGTGTCCTCCTGACAATTAAGTTTAGATCGCAGTGTCTTTAGCAACAACAAAGGGCTTTCTCACATCGCCTTGAAGCTGGCGGCCCCTTGAAATAACGACGTCTTTGTCGAGAATAACGTTCTCAAGCACCGCATTCTCTTCAATGACGCATTTTTGCATAATAATCGAATTATGAACCCGGGCGCCTTCCTTCACCTGCACCCCGCGGAATAATATGCTGTTCTCGACAGCCCCGCCGATCTGGCAGCCGTTCGCCACCAGCGAATTGCTTACATCCGCTGTCTCGAGATATTTGGCCGGAACCTCATATTTGATCTTTGTGTGAACCGGCTGCTCCCGGAACAATGAATTGTATTTCTCAGGCTGAAGCAGGTCCAGGCTGTTGCGATAATAGCTCTCCAGCGAGTTGATGACCGCATGATATCCCTTGTATTCGTAACCGGCAATATTCAGCTTGTTCCGGTTTTTCTGGATGGCATCTCTGAAAAAGTGGCTTTCGCCATGG encodes:
- a CDS encoding glycogen/starch/alpha-glucan phosphorylase; the protein is MFNNKELFKTAFKEQLVSRLGKSIEEATADDIYKILGMLIREYIGREWAETNQMYKTRQEKQVYYFSMEFLIGRLMGNNLLNLGMLETVRDGLLELGWNLEEIEEQEPDAGLGNGGLGRLAACFLDSLASLGYAGHGCGIRYKYGLFEQKIIDGHQVELPDDWLQKSNVWEERRADKKVEVRFWGQVEVREEDGRTIFNTVNYERVWAVPYDVPVIGYGDLHVNTLRLWSAESAMEPAKMRMEGQNSYYKFLDYNRSVESISEFLYPDDSGYEGKLLRLKQQYFLCSAGLQSVLRTFDKQGLPYSDLPNKIAVHINDTHPTLVIPELMRILIDEKGFGWDEAWDVTTRTVSYTNHTLLSEALEKWPVNMMRELLPRVYMIIEEINKRFCGMLLERFPARQNLVSEVAIIESDQVKMAHLAIVGSYSVNGVAQLHTDLLKSDVMKPFYDLFPARFNNKTNGITHRRWLMHANPELSHLISESIGTGWITHPYQLLDLEPLKHDSSFQDKIMGIKRNNKLRLAAYIEQKQGITVDPDSIFDVQVKRLHAYKRQLMNILHVMHLYNEIKDRPSADRVPRTFIFGAKAAPGYYLAKSIIKLINVVADVVNKDPQVNDKLKVLFLENYSVSLAEKIIPAANVSEQISTAGKEASGTGNMKFMMNGALTIGTLDGANVEMHEMLGDENMFLFGLRSEEVLNYYRYGGYLARDMYNQDPRIKQVMDQLVSPGPFCCHEREFGLIHQSILDHNDEFFVLRDFGSYADTQAIIEQTYLDQQAWASKSIVNIAHAGHFSSDCTINRYASDIWHIHPVQSSLHV